In Toxoplasma gondii ME49 chromosome X, whole genome shotgun sequence, a single genomic region encodes these proteins:
- a CDS encoding ribonucleoside-diphosphate reductase small subunit (encoded by transcript TGME49_207060), with protein MAPTTPSPCLLNDIASSRLGATKEGAQSTAWLTSSEVLDSATDPKKLSAIVEKYRTPEQKLLSEQMKEKEKEEPLLMANPHRWVILPIQHHAIWEMYKKQEASFWTAEEIDLAQDMTHWETLGENEKHFIKYVLAFFAASDGIVLENLAEKFLTEIQVPEARAFYGFQIAMENIHSETYSLLIDQYIRDEEEKLQLFDAVHNVKAVAVKAAWAAMWINNRNCFAERLVGFACVEGILFSGSFCAIFWLKKRGLMPGLTFSNELISRDEGLHADFACLLYSQLKHKLPDKVVQDMVREAVTVERAFICEALPVDLIGMNNRSMAQYIEFVADRLLTSLGVPKIFFATNPFDWMELISLQGKTNFFEKRVGEYQKAGVMADKDQQKFVLDADF; from the exons ATGGCGCCGACGACTCCGTCCCCGTGTCTCCTGAACGACATTGCAAGCTCGCGGTTGGGAGCCACCAAGGAAGGCGCGCAGTCGACCGCCTGGCTGACTAGCTCAGAAGTTCTCGACTCCGCCACCGATCCGAAGAAACTTTCTGCAATCGTCGAAAAGTACCGGACGCCGGAGCAGAAGCTCCTCAGCGAACAaatgaaggagaaggagaaggaggagcctCTCCTCATGGCCAACCCTCACCGCTGG gTGATTCTGCCGATTCAGCATCACGCGATTTGGGAGATGTACAAGAAGCAGGAGGCTTCTTTTTGGACGGCGGAGGAAATCGATCTCGCTCAAGATATGACTCACTGGGAAACCCTCGGTGAAAATGAGAAACATTTCATCAAATacgtcctcgccttctttgctGCCAG CGACGGCATTGTGTTGGAGAACTTGGCAGAGAAGTTCCTCACGGAGATCCAGGTCCCCGAAGCGCGTGCGTTCTATGGGTTCCAAATTGCGATGGAAAACATCCACTCGGAGACGTACAG CCTGCTGATCGATCAGTACATTcgcgacgaggaggagaaactcCAACTCTTCGACGCCGTGCACAACGTGAAGGCCGTCGCTGTGAAAGCCGCGTGGGCAGCCATGTGGATCAACAACCGAAACTGCTTCGCTGAGCGTTTG GTGGGTTTTGCATGCGTGGAAGGCATTCTCTTTAGTGGAAGCTTCTGCGCTATTTTCTGGCTGAAGAAGCGTGGCTTGATGCCGGGCCTCACTTTCTCAAACGAATTGATTTCTCGCGACGaaggactgcatgcagactttgcctgtctcctctacTCGCAACTGAAACACAAACTCCCGGATAAAGTCGTCCAGGACATGGTTCGCGAAGCTGTCACTGTCGAGAGAGCCTTCATCTGTGAAGCTCTGCCCGTCGATCTGATTGGCATGAACAACC GCTCGATGGCACAGTACATTGAATTTGTCGCGGATCGTCTGCTGACTTCTCTGGGAGTTCCGAAGATCTTCTTCGCGACGAATCCGTTCGACTGGATGGAGTTGATTTCTCTCCAAGGAAAGACGAATTTCTTCGAGAAACGCGTTGGCGAGTACCAAAAGGCGGGGGTCATGGCTGACAAGGACCAGCAGAAATTCGTGCTCGACGCGGATTTCTGA
- a CDS encoding hypothetical protein (encoded by transcript TGME49_207040), whose product MTLSQCALWRSRPQPPRGEAAIAAPLRSNSGLRDSREVRNKRVCLRLFFPQTQRTQPVRLPHNRCFAPQLRPSLNSYLFPYSPLSPSLSRGKTASFSSFASLPPRVTRRAVFRDFLLSPTQGNRDLTTPLCCFSPSSPLWHSCPLSSASVARSLSSPLAASSGSSSPFANVEAEQLKKPTDDGTSISSSSSPLCATRQVFRFLRLDFFAPRTYARGPDLKCVASSVSSFSSAATALRVPTGPSPTSNNRFAPFSSSPLSSFSFTRPSASFQIWYCRKERQLNVFSCLHSVSSRSIFSFLRQEPPSPPPSPSSPSPSSPSPSSPSPSSPSPCPSSSLSSSSSPGDRASKRQDSPVVAAAARARDAEEAPASVEFLRVSGLLQGDNLQEKLRRRRQRRREHLTSALAPFAFVPDALHSVSSRLFEEARRPETRRQEGSKQERERGETRGETRSESIGRKETRREETERRGCAGKRDAHRSSEQTFRRSEVEGASEVRRERRDTMGRRQRRTRGKAPSHQQLHYPLLLSFAALYEDLALLKNRILSQSRRVRMALVLSACGFCWVAYNWEDVRRRLGLEGAAVLHEGMQSQELQFTAREFSKQLIDDLLQDHRLQAGAQRWVQELLSASDREVAALAVRALNGEEVQGAVKRLLDDLVRYLCQNAAVQQQVAELLSYAITLPVAKDTAAWWFQELLQRPDVQQAAQTFVNNAILSDPSVRAQAGELAQWCSTRVVNDQATADATRDLLLHVLADSTLRKFVSDFLWQVLKGFMQPRWLGGGSKASELHAEASTSSSGLPEKEGRSSSAASPREENTEPRVTEEREETKKRETHRENKDPKKERLEAREELRQRLETALCSSDEDTKETVTVDRESLSRLLALLEKEDEQLSPRQFSTNALASDSPSSSSTSSTPLSASSQSSSPSSSSFPTSSPSPSSSSPSPSSSSPSPAAPSSFVLPPSSSSSEKQSGAAEEPPSHLAAESRSPSSLLGQCDSRAPKLANAEEKEAWEPETAFGETTTSFLPLLPVAADEATQGHLPGNEPAEETSPEGGDASDSRREAETNAQGKDCERFSLADLAGQIRRYRRQEQDLEKDMEKEAEECVEHKADGVHTGSTTGVDEAKENTNASTQLHSLAAPLPREEVEATKRLTAALSRLLPVDARSASLWREGREAEKQPQPGRKESRGGPQ is encoded by the exons ATGACGCTCTCACAGTGTGCTCTCTGGCGATCTCGGCCACAGCCGCCAcggggagaggcggcgatCGCAGCGCCTCTGAGAAGTAACTCCGGACTAAGGGATTCGCGCGAAGTGAGAAATAAGCGCGTTTGCttgcgcctcttctttcctcagacgcagagaacgcAGCCGGTCCGTCTCCCTCACAACCGCTGCTTCGCTCCTCAgctgcgtccttctctcAACTCCTATTTGTTTCCTTattctcctctgtcgccttctctgtctcgtggAAAAACTGCTTCGTTCTCGTCGTtcgcctcgcttcctccgAGAGTGACGAGACGGGCGGTATTTCGAGacttcttgctctctccgACGCAAGGGAACAGAGACCTCACGACGCCGCTTTGCTGTTTCTCGCcatcctctcctctctggcaCTCCTGTCCTCTGTCGAGCGCATCTGTTGCTCGTTCGTTGTCCTCTCCACTTGCTGCGTCATCTGGAtcgtcctctcctttcgcgaACGTCGAAGCtgagcagctgaagaaacCGACCGATGACGGAACGTCTATCTcgagttcgtcttctcctctctgcgccaCCCGTCAagtctttcgttttctgcgtctcgacTTCTTTGCTCCTCGCACTTATGCTCGTGGTCCTGACCTCAAATGCGTTGCCTCCTCAgtttcgtcgttctcttctgctgcaaCTGCTCTTCGCGTACCTACGGGGCCTTCTCCGACCTCCAACAATCGCTTTGcccccttctcctcctctcctttgtcttctttttcgttcaCTCGTCCGTCTGCGAGCTTCCAAATATGGTATTGtagaaaggagaggcagttGAATGTTTTCTCCTGCCTCCACTCTGTCTCCAGTCGTTCgatcttctccttcctgaGACAGGagccgccttctccgcctccttcaccgtcctctccctcaccgtcttctccctcaccgtcttctccctcaccgtcttctccctcaccctgtccttcttcctccctgtcttcttcttcgtcgcctggcGACAGGGCAAGCAAGCGTCAAGACTCCCCAGTCGttgcggcggcggcgcgagcgagagacgcggaagaagctCCCGCATCTGTGGAGTTTTTGCGAGTATCGGGTCTTCTTCAAGGAGACAACTTGCAGGAGAAACTTCGCAGGAGGCGCCAGCGCAGGCGCGAGCACCTCACCTCGGCCTTGGCGCCCTTCGCGTTCGTCCCCGACGCACTCCACAGCGTTTCCAGCCGACTCTTTGAGGAGGCAAGGAGAccggagacacggagacaagagggaagcaaacaggagagagaaagaggagaaacaagagggGAAACAAGGAGTGAAAGCAtagggaggaaagaaacgagaagagaggagacggaaaggCGAGGATGCGCAGGGAAGAGAGATGCTCATCGCAGCTCTGAGCAGACTTTTCGGCGGAGCGAAGTCGAAGGAGCGAGCGAGGTccggagagagcgaagagacactatggggagacgccagagacggacgagaggaaaggcacCGTCTCACCAGCAACTTCACTAtcccctgcttctctccttcgctgcacTCTATGAAGATCTTGCTCTCCTCAAAAACCGAATTCTCTCTCAAAGTCGCCGCGTGCGAATGGCGCTTGTCCTCTCAG CATGCGGATTCTGCTGGGTTGCGTACAACTGGGAAGATGTGCGTCGCCGTCTGGGCCTTGAAGGCGCCGCGGTGCTTCACGAGGGCATGCAATCTCAAGAACTCCAGTTCACAG CGCGGGAGTTCTCCAAGCAGCTGATCGACGACCTGCTTCAGGATCATCGG CTGCAGGCTGGAGCTCAGCGCTGGGTGCAGGAGCTCCTCAGTGCGAGTGACCGCGAAGTTGCCGCTCTTGCCGTTCGAGCACtgaacggagaggaagttCAAGGTGCCGTCAAGCGCCTGTTGGATGACTTGGTTCG GTATCTTTGTCAGAACGCCGCAGTCCAGCAGCAGGTCGCCGAACTCCTCAGCTATGCCATCACCTT ACCCGTGGCGAAAGACACAGCCGCCTGGTGGTTCCAGGAGCTCCTGCAGCGTCCAGATGTTCAGCAAGCTGCTCAGACTTTCGT GAACAATGCGATTCTGAGTGACCCCAGCGTTCGAGCACAGGCTGGCGAACTG GCGCAGTGGTGCAGCACCCGCGTCGTGAACGACCAGGCCACTGCCGACGCAACTCGCGACTTGCTTCTGCAC GTTCTCGCAGACTCGACGCTTCGAAAGTTTGTCTCCGACTTCCTCTGGCAGGTTCTCAAGGGATTCATGCAGCCGAGATG GCTCGGCGGCGGCTCAAAGGCCTctgagctgcatgcagaagcgtcGACCTCGTCCTCCGGGCTCCCTGAGAAAGAAGgtcgctcttcgtcggcgGCATCTCcccgagaagaaaacacagagccGCGCGTGAcggaggagcgagaggagacgaagaagagagagacgcacagagagaacaaggatccgaagaaggagagactcgAGGCGCGCGAGGAGCTGCGACAGAGACTGGAAACTGCGCTTTGCTCCTCAGACGAAGACACGAAAGAAACGGTCACCGTTG acagagagagcttgtcacgtctcctcgccctccttgagaaagaagatgaacAGCTCTCACCTCGACAGTTCTCAACAAATGCTCTTGCATCCGATTCaccctcctcctcctccacgTCCTCTACTCCTTTAAGTGCGTCTTCTCAGTCTTCATccccctcctcttcttcttttcctacttcctctccttctccttcttcatcttccccttctccttcttcatcttccccttctcctgcTGCGCCATCTTCCTTTGTCCTGCCgccatcttcctcttcttccgagaAGCAGTCTGGAGCAGCGGAGGAGCCACCGTCGCATTTGGCGGCGGAATCTCGCTCTCCGTCGTCATTGCTTGGCCAGTGTGACTCGCGTGCTCCGAAGCTCGCGaatgcagaggagaaggaagcctGGGAGCCAGAGACGGCATTTGGAGAGACGACgacttcctttcttcccctaCTCCCCGTcgcagcagacgaagcaaCTCAGGGGCATCTTCCTGGAAACGAACCGGCTGAAGAGACATCCCCGGAGGGCGGCGATGCGAGCGACTCAcggcgagaagcggagaccAACGCCCAGGGAAAAGACTGCGAGAGGTTCTCCCTCGCCGACTTAGCTGGACAGATAAGGAGATACAGAAGACAAGAGCAGGATCTGGAGAAAGAcatggagaaggaagcggaggaaTGCGTGGAGCACAAAGCAGACGGTGTGCACACAGGAAGCACGACGGGAGTggacgaggcgaaggagaacacGAACGCGTCGACGCAGTTGCATTCGTTAGCAGCGCCGCTGCCTCGCGAAGAGGTTGAAGCGACCAAGAGACTGACGGCGgcgctctctcgccttctgcctgtCGACGCGCGGTCCGCGTCTTTGTGGCGAGAGGGccgagaagcggagaagcaACCTCAAccagggagaaaagagagtcGTGGAGGACCTCAGTAG
- a CDS encoding glycosyl transferase, putative (encoded by transcript TGME49_207070~Signal peptide predicted by SignalP 2.0 HMM (probability 0.983) with cleavage site probability 0.297 at residue 60~Predicted trans-membrane domain (TMHMM2.0):12-35:88-111): MQRVSLSPSRSRLALLASSPSVLVLLILSLLLSLFFSVCRVSVVSSGLSFLLSCVRPASAPSCGQDSDDAPLSCVPGDTGRSSSSSSVLASLPAFCFAAAILLFLSRLATWTYKRVSLKKRREPRGRLQRTPSEERGTKKTQTKDANAPLVTVVVLGSGGHTGEMLRLVQSFNPRFFRIHFLVTDSDSTSLQQLAAAHWRSFQDAKTVETKELDEETKKAQEAVQGELAEAELTALVRQRGFCFHRFPRSREVGQSVVSSFFSSVRALLASLRLVWRLNPQLVLVNGPGSCVPVAVAALLREFLLGRRIRLIYVESVCRVDSLSLSGRLLYPFADRFLVQWSGLAEKFPKSEYVGRFF; this comes from the exons ATgcagcgcgtctctctttctccctcgcgcTCCAGACTTGCTCTGCTcgcctcttccccctctgttctcgttcttctgatcttgtcgcttctcctctcgctgttcttctcggtctGCCGCGTAtctgtcgtctcctccggcctctcgtttctcctctcttgtgtCCGTCCGGCGTCCGCTCCGTCGTGTGGACAGGACTCCGACGACGCACCGTTGAGCTGTGTGCCTGGAGACACCGGGCGCAgttcgtcgtcctcttctgtcctcgCCTCGCTTCCAGCCTTCTGCTTTGCGGCGGCcattctcctcttcctctctcgccttgcgACATGGACCTACAAGCGCGTATCGCTtaaaaaacgaagagagccAAGAGGACGGCTGCAGAGGACGCCCAGCGAAGAACggggaacgaagaaaacgcagacgaaagaCGCAAATGCGCCGCTCGTGACGGTCGTCGTGCTCGGATCAG GCGGACACACTGGGGAGATGCTTCGCCTGGTCCAGAGCTTCAatcctcgtttcttccgcATCCACTTCCTCGTGACGGACTCGGACTCGACCAGTCTGCAGCAACTCGCCGCCGCCCACTGGCGTTCCTTCCAG GACGCAAAGACTGTCGAGACGAAGGAACTCgatgaagagacgaagaaggcgcaagaAGCAGTGCAGGGGGAGTTGGCGGAAGCAGAGTTAACGGCCTTGGTTCGACAGCGAGGATTTTGTTTTCATCGATTTCCGAGGAGTCGCGAAGTCGGCCAGTCCGtagtctcttctttcttctcttctgtgcgCGCCCTCCtggcctctctccgtcttgtCTGGCGGTTGAACCCCCAGCTG GTGCTTGTGAACGGACCAGGGTCGTGCGTTCCTGTCGCCGTTGCTGCGTTGCTGCGCGAG TTCCTCTTGGGCAGGCGCATTCGCCTGATTTACGTCGAGAGCGTGTGCCGCGTggactctctgtctctctctgggcGTCTCCTGTATCCCTTTGCGGACCGGTTTCTCGTTCAGTGGTCAGGCCTCGCTGAGAAGTTCCCCAAGTCTGAATACGTAGGACGTTTCTTCTGA
- a CDS encoding hypothetical protein (encoded by transcript TGME49_207065): MGAVGVRETSRKERKHRGGGKFEFIGEKRCVCGLCYECKGVESGCTKATETVEMRQVEDRGETSTRTTFFATPVTKMTTGATRLCCRLSEKAWKSPLVCPRGGRSDARLATGVAAVSSRQHRPSPLRTT; encoded by the exons ATGGGGGCAGTGGGGGTGCGGGAGACTTCTcgcaaagaaagaaaacataGAGGTGGAGGGAAATTTGAATTCAtcggagaaaagaggtgCGTCTGCGGTCTCTGTTACGAGTGCAAGGGCGTCGAGAGTGGCTGTACAAAGGCAACAGAGACAGTTGAAATGCGACAG GTCGAAGATCGCGGTGAAACCTCTACAAGAACTACATTCTTTGCCACCCCAGTGACGAAGATGACAACAGGAGCAactcgtctctgctgccgGCTTTCGGAAAAGGCTTGGAAAAGTCCTCTGGTGTGCCCCCGGGGGGGTCGATCCGACGCTCGACTTGCCACT GGAGTTGCCGCCGTCTCGTCCAGACAACATCGTCCCTCCCCCCTTCGCACGACTTAG
- a CDS encoding hypothetical protein (encoded by transcript TGME49_207030) produces MLAYRLSLDTQRDSRRRPEGLSRKKKRGQNCGKTADFESRCLCEQKTGKNSKKERHPQPRRQGVRRLDSALHLHTSRLFACFLSFRKANRNFSRAEEMRHTPERPSSFQKTCFSFLSPPHWRRATMWRQHTRHCGFALCRAKRRNSSVRLL; encoded by the coding sequence ATGCTGGCCTACCGTTTGTCTCTCGACACCCAGCGCGACAGCAGAAGGCGTCCCGAGGGTCTGTCCcgcaaaaaaaaacgcggCCAAAACTGCGGAAAAACTGCAGATTTCGAaagccgctgtctctgcgagCAGAAAACTGGTAAAAactcgaaaaaagaaaggcacCCGCAGCCACGGAGACAGGGCGTGAGGCGCCTTGACTCTGCGCTGCATCTGCACACCTCGCGTCTGTTTGCATGCTTCCTGAGCTTCCGGAAGGCAAATCGGAATTTTTCAAGGGCGGAAGAGATGCGACACACTCCAGAGAGACCCTCGAGTTTTCAAAAAacttgtttttcctttctctcgcctccccaTTGGCGTAGAGCGACGATGTGGCGGCAACACACGCGGCACTGCGGGTTCGCGCTTTGTcgagcgaagaggcgaaatTCATCAGTTCGTCTCCTGTAA
- a CDS encoding hypothetical protein (encoded by transcript TGME49_207020): MRNAIFPRIDFLRYLKKIHVSYCPTRPKTEIAKQLIMRVTSESVKKKFPHLQASWEMLAYDAPATVEVELLDGRRVRRIIDGYSKAEKKKIVDDWRFTANMEPWPEVLGPQPRGARNSTCGRGEAGAEASTGNVESPNGPN, encoded by the exons atGAGGAACGCGATCTTTCCTCGCATCGACTTTCTTCGCTACCTGAAGAAAATCCACGTCAGCTACTGCCCCACGCGCCCAAAAACAGAAATCGCCAA gCAGCTCATTATGCGGGTGACGTCCGAATCCGTCAAAAAGAAATTTCCTCATCTCCAGGCTTCCTGGGAAATGCTGGC CTACGATGCCCCAGCGACGGTCGAAGTGGAGCTTCTGGATGGGCGGCGAGTTCG GAGGATCATCGATGGGTACAGTAAggccgagaaaaagaaaatcgTCGATGACTGGAGATTCACAG CGAACATGGAGCCTTGGCCGGAGGTACTCGGTCCTCAGCCCCGAGGGGCGCGCAACAGCACATGtggaagaggcgaggcaggAGCTGAGGCTTCTACGGGGAATGTGGAGTCTCCGAACGGTCCGAACTGa
- a CDS encoding hypothetical protein (encoded by transcript TGME49_207050~Signal peptide predicted by SignalP 2.0 HMM (probability 0.996) with cleavage site probability 0.339 at residue 46~Predicted trans-membrane domain (TMHMM2.0):23-43:211-234), with product MAALERPSALPRRTQSSPFPRKGLAAFSLFVLSSAALFGASAFAQASRPFRSASAADGRTPPTGPSSAAPSAGGKRAAGEAGAGEENERPENAIEAAHLGKPLAGSAVAAQSLEQQDLQRETENYGGNVNRELSKPAAAAHAAPPPVAVMTQLERRTAMEPGVTEREQRLERPLPKAARTATRRQLPRSSPGASTEFLHRTAKFTRSARARAELRNVCVSAIVAAGILVAILILNEVSPVSASAEVEASEEKEIEVEELQPEEHIEPETPKTPEAPAPQTSETRPGEATPEVAASGIRGRLAEALISAKMALKHPKMVAVTQPVLVLSRAIYTVIRVLFEVLETVASNEHLQTLGSSLLDFMPLMVAAVQRLASAAVVRAGSAAYQSAPGYYAKVKDAIQKKPIPKARKRAAATRDRFFP from the coding sequence ATGGCTGCCCTCGAGCGGCCGTCCGCCCTTCCGCGGCGCACCCAGTCGTCTCCATTTCCGCGTAAAGGACTTGCTgcgttttcgcttttcgttctctccagcGCGGCTCTCTTCGGCGCGTCTGCGTTCGCCCAGGCGTCTCGGCCCTTCCGGTCTGCAAGCGCCGCCGATGGGCGGACTCCACCCACAGGCCCCTCGAGCGCGGCACCGTCTGCTGGAGGCAAACGCGCAGCCGGCGAAGCTGGcgctggagaggaaaacgagcgaCCTGAGAACGCAATCGAGGCAGCACATCTCGGAAAGCCACTCGCCGGGTCCGCGGTAGCGGCACAGTCTCTGGAGCAGCAGGAtttgcagagagaaactgagaaCTACGGAGGGAACGTAAACCGCGAGCTCAGCAAGCCTGCCGCTGCCGCACACGCAGCGCCTCCACCCGTTGCCGTGATGACTCAGCTTGAACGACGAACCGCAATGGAACCAGGcgtcacagagagagagcagcggctCGAAAGGCCTCTGCCAAAGGCCGCGCGCACAGCGACGCGTAGACAGCTGCCGCGAAGTTCACCAGGCGCCTCTACGGAGTTCCTGCACCGTACTGCGAAGTTCACTCGGTCGGCTCGGGCGCGAGCTGAGTTGAGGAATGTGTGCGTGTCTGCCATCGTGGCCGCCGGAATCCTCGTCGCGATACTGATCCTGAACGAAGTGAGTCCGGTGTCCGCGTCGGCCGAGGTCGAAGCTTctgaggaaaaggaaatcgAAGTCGAGGAGCTGCAGCCGGAGGAGCACATCGAACCGGAGACCCCAAAGACCCCTGAGGCTCCGGCCCCCCAGACTTCTGAGACGAGGCCGGGTGAAGCGACGCCGGAGGTTGCAGCCTCGGGGATTCGCGGGCGCCTGGCCGAGGCTCTGATCAGCGCGAAGATGGCTCTTAAACACCCGAAAATGGTCGCTGTGACTCAGCCGGTACTCGTGCTGTCCCGAGCGATCTACACAGTGATCCGAGTTTTGTTTGAGGTGCTTGAGACCGTGGCATCGAACGAACATTTGCAGACCCTCGGGAGTTCTCTCCTGGACTTCATGCCTCTCATGGTGGCGGCTGTTCAgcgcctcgcctccgctGCCGTCGTCCGCGCTGGCTCTGCAGCCTACCAAAGCGCGCCCGGGTACTACGCGAAGGTGAAGGATGCGATCCAGAAAAAACCCATACCCAAAGCTCGCAAGCGAGCAGCTGCCACTCGCGACAGGTTCTTCCCATAG